A region of Pyxidicoccus parkwaysis DNA encodes the following proteins:
- a CDS encoding DUF3224 domain-containing protein, whose translation MTKRASGPFDVKLTPMPPDPGTEAAQIGRMALDKKFHGDLEATSLGQMLAIRDAAMTSGGYVAMERVTGTLHGRAGTFALQHFGTMTPGASQLTLTVVPGSGTGQLEGLTGSVKIIITGGKHAYEFDYLLPSGET comes from the coding sequence ATGACGAAGCGCGCGAGCGGACCTTTCGACGTGAAGCTGACGCCCATGCCCCCGGACCCGGGCACCGAGGCGGCGCAAATCGGCCGCATGGCCCTCGACAAGAAGTTCCACGGGGACTTGGAGGCCACCAGCCTGGGGCAGATGCTCGCCATCCGGGACGCCGCGATGACCTCCGGCGGCTACGTGGCCATGGAGCGCGTCACCGGCACCCTGCACGGCCGCGCAGGCACCTTCGCCCTCCAGCACTTCGGGACGATGACACCCGGTGCGTCCCAGCTCACCCTCACCGTGGTTCCGGGCTCTGGCACGGGACAGCTCGAGGGGCTCACCGGCTCGGTGAAAATCATCATCACCGGGGGGAAGCACGCCTACGAATTCGACTACCTGCTCCCCTCCGGAGAAACCTGA
- a CDS encoding helix-turn-helix domain-containing protein, with product MSRPRLDAPRGVLQRPAPEGRIAHERFAPSAALEPFVQHFWTVRWDLRGEPPVLAETLPHPCVHLVFERGRARVLGVQTKRRFRRYLRGMDRVFGIKFRPAAFQPFFPAPLSTLTDRGLSLRTVFGPESHALREAILGEPDPRRCVTLAEDFLCKRLPELPGETARLRDLVERLASDPSLTRMEQVAALVGMEPRKLQRRFSAAVGVSPKWVLQRYRLHEAAERLVRADVTDMAGLALELGYFDQSHFIRDFKAVVGRPPAKYVAEARAATRK from the coding sequence GTGAGCCGCCCCCGTCTCGACGCGCCCCGTGGCGTCCTCCAGCGCCCTGCTCCCGAGGGACGGATTGCGCATGAGCGCTTCGCGCCCTCGGCCGCCCTGGAGCCGTTCGTCCAGCACTTCTGGACGGTGCGGTGGGACTTGCGCGGCGAGCCTCCCGTCCTCGCGGAGACGCTGCCGCACCCGTGCGTGCACCTCGTCTTCGAGCGGGGACGCGCCCGGGTGCTGGGCGTACAGACGAAGCGCCGGTTCCGGCGCTACCTGCGCGGAATGGACCGCGTCTTCGGCATCAAGTTCCGCCCGGCCGCCTTCCAGCCCTTCTTCCCCGCACCGCTCTCCACCCTCACCGACCGGGGGCTGAGCCTGCGCACCGTCTTCGGCCCGGAGAGCCACGCGCTGCGCGAGGCCATCCTCGGAGAGCCGGACCCGCGCCGGTGCGTGACACTCGCGGAGGATTTCCTCTGCAAGCGGCTCCCGGAGCTGCCCGGGGAGACGGCCCGCCTGCGGGATTTGGTGGAACGGCTCGCCTCGGACCCGAGCCTCACCCGGATGGAGCAGGTCGCCGCGCTCGTGGGGATGGAGCCGCGCAAGCTCCAGCGCCGCTTCAGCGCGGCGGTGGGCGTGAGCCCCAAGTGGGTCCTCCAGCGCTACCGCCTCCATGAAGCCGCCGAGCGGCTGGTGCGCGCGGACGTGACGGACATGGCGGGCCTCGCGCTGGAGCTGGGGTACTTCGACCAGTCGCACTTCATCCGCGACTTCAAGGCCGTCGTCGGCCGCCCGCCCGCGAAGTACGTCGCGGAGGCCCGGGCAGCCACGCGGAAGTGA
- a CDS encoding vWA domain-containing protein, with product MAYSAEISRTNPACILILIDQSGSMEEPFSGSQRRKADGVADVTNRLLQNLVVRCAREEGIRDYFHLGVLGYGGEVAPAFRGPLAGRTLVPISEIGHAPARLEERTREREDGMGGLVREKVRFPIWFESVANGATPMCQALNRATGIVGEWVRQHPEGFPPIVVNISDGQPTDGDPTGIASELRGLRTTDGAVLLLNVHLSAHTATPIQFPNSEATLPDAHARLLFHLSSPLTPGMLSAAREEGLQVSEGARGFVFNADIISLIKFLNIGTRPSNLR from the coding sequence ATGGCGTACTCGGCGGAGATCAGCCGGACGAACCCGGCGTGCATCCTCATCCTCATCGACCAGTCCGGCTCCATGGAGGAACCCTTCAGCGGCTCGCAGCGGCGCAAGGCGGACGGGGTGGCGGACGTCACCAACCGGCTTCTGCAGAACCTCGTGGTCCGGTGCGCGCGCGAGGAGGGCATCCGCGACTACTTCCACCTTGGCGTGCTCGGCTACGGCGGCGAGGTGGCGCCTGCCTTCCGGGGGCCGCTCGCGGGACGCACCCTCGTCCCCATCAGCGAGATTGGCCATGCCCCCGCGCGGCTGGAGGAGCGCACGCGCGAGCGTGAGGACGGCATGGGCGGACTGGTGCGCGAGAAGGTCCGCTTCCCCATCTGGTTCGAGTCCGTGGCCAACGGCGCCACGCCCATGTGCCAGGCGCTCAATCGCGCGACAGGCATCGTGGGTGAGTGGGTGCGCCAGCATCCCGAGGGCTTCCCGCCCATCGTCGTGAACATCTCCGACGGTCAGCCCACGGACGGAGACCCCACGGGAATCGCCTCCGAATTGCGCGGGCTGCGCACGACGGACGGAGCAGTGCTGCTGCTCAACGTGCACCTGTCCGCGCATACGGCCACGCCCATCCAGTTTCCCAACTCGGAAGCAACGCTGCCGGACGCGCATGCGCGGCTCCTCTTCCATCTCTCCAGTCCACTGACGCCGGGAATGCTGTCGGCCGCGCGCGAGGAGGGCCTCCAGGTCAGCGAGGGCGCACGAGGCTTCGTCTTCAACGCGGACATCATCTCGCTCATCAAGTTCCTGAACATCGGAACGCGGCCGAGCAACCTGCGCTAG
- a CDS encoding FIST signal transduction protein — protein sequence MPRIQMQTVRSAHPEPVAAAEELVSQLSGPTPKLVTLFASRERDQQALNRALRERLPKGTRLVGATTAGELDNQGIHSGSVVMGALSGGFEVGVGVGVGLSRDALTAGSQAMSRACHELGVNPEDLDPRRHVGIVMDDGFRHKKEELLLGLLERNQGLMLVGGGASDHERDATKQSALLHVDGEVFADAAWVVLLHLPAPWAVMRSHWYVPGGERLRITRVDETHTRALEIDGQPAARRYAELLGVSVEELELGKPRGFSLRPTAVKVGREYFLRSPWKPLEDGSILFANLLTEDTELELMRLGDMVESTRRFFTEEIPRRVLNPQAALLFHCGARMWMAQSMGVASELAQTLRYAPPAVGANVQFEIYSGFNLNMTLTALVLGAAP from the coding sequence ATGCCTCGCATCCAGATGCAGACGGTCCGGTCCGCACATCCGGAGCCGGTCGCCGCCGCGGAGGAGCTGGTGTCCCAGCTCTCTGGCCCCACGCCGAAGCTCGTCACCCTCTTCGCCTCGCGCGAGCGTGACCAGCAGGCCCTCAACCGCGCCCTGCGCGAGCGGCTGCCGAAGGGCACCCGGCTGGTGGGGGCGACGACCGCGGGCGAGCTGGACAACCAGGGCATCCACTCGGGCTCGGTGGTGATGGGCGCGCTGTCGGGCGGCTTCGAGGTGGGCGTGGGGGTGGGCGTGGGCCTGTCGCGAGACGCGCTCACCGCCGGGAGCCAGGCCATGTCGCGGGCGTGTCACGAGCTGGGCGTGAATCCGGAGGACCTGGACCCGCGCCGGCACGTGGGCATCGTCATGGACGACGGCTTCCGCCACAAGAAGGAGGAGCTGCTGCTCGGCCTGCTGGAGCGCAACCAGGGACTGATGCTCGTGGGAGGCGGCGCGAGCGACCACGAGCGGGATGCCACGAAGCAGTCCGCCCTCCTCCACGTGGATGGAGAGGTCTTCGCCGATGCGGCCTGGGTCGTCCTCCTCCACCTTCCGGCGCCGTGGGCCGTGATGCGCTCGCACTGGTACGTGCCCGGTGGGGAGCGGCTGCGCATCACCCGCGTGGACGAGACGCACACGCGCGCGCTGGAAATCGACGGCCAGCCGGCGGCCCGCCGCTACGCGGAGCTGCTGGGCGTCAGCGTGGAGGAGTTGGAGCTCGGCAAGCCGCGCGGCTTCTCGCTGCGCCCCACCGCGGTGAAGGTGGGGCGCGAGTACTTCCTGCGCTCGCCGTGGAAGCCGCTGGAGGACGGCTCCATCCTCTTCGCCAACCTGCTGACGGAGGACACGGAGCTGGAGCTGATGCGGCTGGGCGACATGGTCGAGTCCACCCGGCGCTTCTTCACCGAGGAGATTCCTCGCCGCGTGCTCAACCCGCAGGCCGCTCTGCTGTTCCACTGCGGCGCGCGCATGTGGATGGCACAGTCGATGGGCGTGGCGTCCGAGCTCGCGCAGACGCTGCGCTACGCGCCGCCGGCCGTGGGCGCCAACGTGCAATTCGAAATCTACTCGGGGTTCAACCTCAACATGACGCTGACGGCGCTGGTGCTCGGCGCCGCACCGTGA
- a CDS encoding protein phosphatase 2C domain-containing protein — MRIHLEAASLQKAGNAPSENEDAYAPESRSMLEGMTLHAAVADGATESLFSGLWARLLAGAFARGEVADASGLLSVLPALQRQWHEHVGAKQLPWYAEEKLREGAFATLLGVTLREQEGRRTWEALAIGDSCLFQLRGGVLLRAFPLEQSAAFGSTPFLLSTHAHQNGRVGAQVRSASGDLRDGDTLYLMTDALACWFLAEHERGHAPWTLLPGTFSGEGRAAFEALIGRLRAEKAMRNDDVTLLQLTVEQ, encoded by the coding sequence GTGCGCATCCACCTCGAAGCCGCCTCACTCCAGAAGGCGGGGAACGCACCTTCCGAGAACGAGGACGCGTACGCACCCGAGAGCAGAAGCATGCTCGAAGGAATGACGCTCCATGCGGCCGTCGCGGATGGTGCGACGGAGAGCCTGTTCTCCGGCCTGTGGGCGCGGCTGCTCGCGGGAGCCTTCGCGCGCGGAGAAGTCGCCGATGCATCTGGACTCCTTTCCGTGCTCCCCGCACTCCAGCGTCAGTGGCATGAGCACGTCGGCGCGAAGCAGCTCCCCTGGTACGCGGAGGAGAAGCTGCGCGAGGGCGCGTTCGCCACGCTCCTCGGCGTGACGCTTCGGGAGCAGGAGGGCCGCCGTACGTGGGAGGCCTTGGCGATAGGGGACTCGTGCCTCTTCCAGCTCCGAGGCGGTGTACTCCTCCGCGCATTTCCCCTGGAGCAGTCCGCCGCGTTCGGCTCCACTCCGTTCCTCCTCTCGACGCACGCTCATCAGAACGGGCGCGTGGGCGCGCAGGTGCGCAGCGCCTCGGGAGACCTGCGCGACGGAGACACGCTCTACCTGATGACGGATGCGCTGGCGTGCTGGTTCCTCGCGGAGCACGAGCGCGGGCATGCTCCCTGGACGCTGCTCCCCGGCACTTTTTCAGGCGAAGGCCGTGCCGCATTCGAGGCGCTCATCGGTCGGCTGCGCGCGGAGAAGGCCATGCGCAATGACGACGTGACACTCCTCCAGCTCACCGTGGAGCAGTGA
- a CDS encoding DUF3857 domain-containing transglutaminase family protein, with amino-acid sequence MSSAVRTAFPVRGAVLARLSFFLLLCLAGPSGAADEASARPFQVQPPAAWVRPVPLEERDLPPSSETSGGIHHALAETQTRVDGRRVETYSHYARRVLSEAGIENAAEVTVSFDPSYQELTLHGVWLHRGGTRMDVLDPAAVKVIQQERELEQRIYNGTLSALIFVRDVRVGDVIEYAFTRTGANPIFDGRYLAVADVGYGVPLAHWRYRLLWPASRTLHVKNHGTELSPTVTEAGGVREYIWEQRDVAALTVDDALPSWYDPWPWLQFSEFEDWAAVARWAVPLYPTPAKLPPTLASEVERLRAAHETPAARLLGALRFVQDEVRYLGIELGPNSHRPHAPEEVLARRFGDCKDKTLLLVTLLRALGIQARPALVHTRWRQGLESLHASPGVFDHVIVQARLDGRDYWLDPTVSHERGALEDWTPPPFRRALPVDASTTGLVEIPEPDLTEPTLEVEEAYTESEAGTPSTLTVTTRWRGSDANDMRQQFATASLKDLEREYLNYYARSDPKVRSAAPLSVTDDPERNVVTVVERYALPSFWRDGRREFGTSDISKRLKQPRITQRTMPLGIEHPVHVRHHIRVDLLEPIDIDEEKSSITGPATRLDYSYALEQRGRRLLLDYEYRSLRDAVEPAHFMEHLETLKRMEPNTGYHVTQPRSQYRDDAGLPWGGICPMLMALGLGVLLMRMENGPRAYLKELSARRRKRAFTRKLSSIEGDLPSQAIALEDVTELPARLARVRCECGASRGTGGEPAKLEEVVLGDDALVLAKWTCAKCGRARHAYFSVDTGKAA; translated from the coding sequence ATGTCCTCCGCCGTCCGTACCGCCTTCCCCGTCCGGGGCGCGGTCCTCGCCCGCCTCTCGTTCTTCCTCCTGCTGTGTCTGGCCGGGCCCTCGGGCGCCGCCGATGAAGCGTCGGCACGTCCCTTCCAGGTCCAGCCTCCCGCCGCCTGGGTGAGGCCCGTGCCCCTGGAGGAGCGGGACTTGCCCCCCTCGAGCGAGACGAGCGGCGGCATCCACCATGCGCTCGCTGAGACGCAGACGCGCGTGGACGGCCGCCGGGTGGAGACGTACAGCCACTACGCGCGGCGCGTGCTCTCCGAGGCGGGCATCGAGAACGCCGCGGAAGTCACCGTGAGCTTCGACCCGTCCTACCAGGAGCTCACGCTGCACGGCGTGTGGCTGCACCGTGGCGGGACGCGCATGGACGTGCTGGACCCCGCCGCCGTGAAGGTCATCCAGCAGGAGCGCGAGCTGGAGCAGCGCATCTACAACGGCACCCTCTCCGCGCTCATCTTCGTGCGCGACGTGCGCGTGGGCGACGTCATCGAGTACGCCTTCACCCGCACGGGCGCCAACCCCATCTTCGACGGCCGCTACCTCGCCGTCGCGGACGTGGGCTACGGCGTGCCCCTGGCCCACTGGCGCTACCGGCTCTTGTGGCCCGCCTCCCGCACGCTGCACGTGAAGAACCACGGCACGGAGTTGTCACCCACCGTGACGGAGGCGGGCGGCGTGCGCGAGTACATCTGGGAGCAGCGGGACGTGGCGGCGCTCACCGTCGATGACGCGCTGCCCTCCTGGTACGACCCGTGGCCGTGGCTCCAGTTCAGCGAGTTCGAGGACTGGGCCGCGGTGGCGCGCTGGGCGGTGCCCCTCTACCCCACGCCCGCGAAGCTTCCCCCGACGCTCGCCTCGGAGGTGGAGCGGCTGCGCGCCGCCCATGAAACCCCGGCCGCGCGGCTGCTGGGCGCGCTGCGCTTCGTACAGGACGAGGTGCGCTACCTGGGCATCGAGCTGGGCCCCAACTCGCACCGCCCGCATGCTCCCGAGGAGGTCCTCGCGCGGCGCTTCGGCGACTGCAAGGACAAGACGCTGCTGCTCGTCACGCTGCTGCGGGCGCTCGGAATCCAGGCGCGGCCGGCGCTCGTCCACACGCGCTGGCGACAGGGCCTGGAGTCGCTGCACGCGTCGCCGGGCGTGTTCGACCACGTCATCGTCCAGGCGCGGCTGGACGGCCGGGACTACTGGCTGGACCCCACCGTCTCGCACGAGCGGGGCGCGCTGGAGGACTGGACTCCGCCCCCGTTCCGCCGGGCGCTGCCGGTGGACGCCTCCACCACCGGCCTGGTGGAGATTCCGGAGCCGGACCTGACCGAGCCCACGCTGGAGGTGGAGGAGGCCTACACCGAGAGCGAGGCGGGCACTCCGTCCACCCTCACCGTGACGACGCGCTGGCGCGGCTCCGACGCCAATGACATGCGCCAGCAGTTCGCCACCGCGTCGCTGAAGGACCTGGAGCGCGAGTACCTCAACTACTACGCGCGCAGCGACCCGAAGGTCCGCTCCGCCGCACCGCTGTCCGTGACGGACGACCCGGAGCGCAACGTCGTCACCGTGGTGGAGCGCTACGCCCTTCCCTCCTTCTGGCGGGACGGGCGCCGCGAGTTCGGCACGTCCGACATCTCCAAGCGGCTCAAGCAGCCGCGCATCACCCAGCGCACCATGCCGCTGGGCATCGAGCATCCCGTCCACGTGCGGCACCACATCCGCGTGGACCTGCTGGAGCCCATCGACATCGACGAGGAGAAGTCCTCCATCACCGGCCCCGCCACCCGGCTCGACTACAGCTATGCCCTGGAGCAGCGCGGCCGGCGGCTGCTGCTCGACTACGAGTACCGCAGTCTCCGCGACGCCGTGGAGCCGGCGCACTTCATGGAGCACCTGGAGACCCTCAAGCGGATGGAGCCCAACACCGGCTACCACGTGACTCAGCCGCGCTCCCAGTACCGCGACGACGCCGGCCTTCCCTGGGGAGGCATCTGCCCGATGCTGATGGCGCTGGGGCTGGGCGTGCTGCTGATGCGGATGGAGAACGGGCCGCGCGCATACCTGAAGGAATTGAGCGCGCGCAGACGCAAGCGGGCCTTCACCCGCAAGCTGAGCTCCATCGAGGGAGACCTTCCCTCGCAGGCGATTGCCCTGGAGGACGTCACCGAATTGCCCGCGCGGCTGGCCCGGGTGCGCTGCGAGTGCGGCGCCAGCCGGGGGACGGGCGGGGAGCCCGCGAAGCTGGAGGAGGTCGTCCTCGGTGACGACGCCCTCGTCCTGGCGAAGTGGACGTGCGCGAAGTGCGGCCGCGCACGCCATGCCTACTTCTCGGTGGATACGGGAAAGGCGGCCTGA
- a CDS encoding GFA family protein, which yields MSETQTQKTQSNLEWKKGGCLCGAVRFEAQVDLTAPVGRCNCTICTKVGSTGTVVKPSAFRLVSGEEHLGRWSKGGSPNYRVFCKQCGTQVFGEGNVPELGGEFRSVNVNCLDDVDLTELNIGYWDGRHDNWQAGMRPQPWPVRARA from the coding sequence ATGTCCGAGACCCAGACCCAGAAGACCCAGAGCAACCTCGAGTGGAAGAAGGGCGGCTGTCTGTGCGGCGCCGTGCGCTTCGAGGCCCAGGTGGACCTCACCGCGCCGGTCGGCCGCTGCAACTGCACCATCTGCACCAAGGTGGGCTCCACCGGCACCGTCGTGAAACCGAGCGCCTTCCGCCTGGTGTCCGGCGAGGAGCACCTGGGCCGGTGGAGCAAGGGCGGCAGCCCCAACTACCGCGTCTTTTGCAAGCAGTGCGGCACCCAGGTTTTCGGCGAGGGCAACGTGCCGGAGCTCGGGGGCGAGTTCCGCTCCGTCAACGTCAACTGCCTGGATGACGTGGACCTGACCGAGCTGAACATCGGCTATTGGGACGGGCGCCACGACAACTGGCAGGCCGGCATGCGTCCCCAGCCGTGGCCCGTCCGCGCGCGGGCCTGA